TGGTGGGAGGCCCTGTTGTGGTGGGAGGCCTGGTCGTGGTGCCAGGCCCGGTATTGGTGCCAGGCCCGGTCGTGGTGCTAGGCCCGGTCGTGGTGCTAGGCCCGGCCGTGGAGGGAGGCCCTGTTGTGGTGGGAGGCCCGGTGGTGGTGGCAGGCCCAGTAGGGGTGCCAGGCCCGGTAGTGGTGCTAGGCCCGGTCGTGGTGGGAGGCCCTGTTGTGGTGGGAGGCCTGGTCATGGTTCCAGGCCCGGTGGTGGTGGCAGGCCCAGTAGTGGTGGCAGGCCCGGTAGTGGTGGCAGGCCCGGTAGTGGTAGCAGGCCCAGTAGTGGTGGGAATTTCGGAAACGGTCGTGGCTGCAGGCGgggttataataataaaatgtcaatatttctttacacaaaaaataaagacaaaattaTTGAAGAATGTGGATAAGAGCAACATCAGCATGCTGTACAATTCTATCACACAGCTGAGGAAAATTCCCACTACCAAATCTGAACAAACAAAACATCTAACATGTTTTGTCTTAACCAGTCCATCCTGACTTTTAAATCTCTTACCAAAAATGTGTATTCCTTGTCACCAAAGTATTGATAATATTACGGGTACAGCTAAACAATGATGCTCCAGCAATTTAGTAGCCAATAATTTATAATTGCTTTTAATATAAAGTCGACTGAGTGACACTGTGTTGCAGAATAAGGAGACCAAATAAAGAGACATGATTATGTGTAGATGTTATTAGGAGATGTATATAATCTCAATGATGGTGTGCCTTTTTGTTATGcctcaaaaaaaatattattattttattattttaagtcagTTAAGTTCCAGCGTTTAGggccagaattttttttatttgtttacgaAAATGTTTTGCAAACTGATATGACTATTGAGTCATAACAGTTGGCAATACTCGTTCATAGGTCAATAAAGCAAAAAAGTTAAGGACTTTGAAAGCAATAAAAGTTAAACATGATGTTTCATGAAGAAGACAAAGTTCATAATTGTACTCTTCCGCTTACAAGGTTAACTAACGCATTAAATAAGCCTGTCATAAAACATGACTTATCAAAACTGTTGTCGAAACGTGGGGTAATTCAACCAGTTTAGGTAACAAATTAGATTTCTTTGAAACCAAAATAGTTAATTGCTGATACATTTTCAAGGTTTGTTTTAGGGTAAATGTAATGCACTACACTTTAATGTTATCTAAAGATTCAATacctaaaatatttttgaaagcaCTTGTTATTTCACTTGTAAATAGCGCTTTGAATAAAGTGACATAATTATAAAGCACAGGAGTGTTTGGTAATGTTTAAAAATAAGTCAAATATACTTTGGGTTTAAAACAAGAATAACATTTCTCCACCCTTGtctgtaaataaataacaacaaaatgaacatctttaaaaatatagatAAATAACAAGCTATCAATAAAAATTGAGCGCTTTAACGTAACTGTAAAGGTTATTATCTCACGATCTTTTGATGAACAGACAGGTGTGATCTGtgaattcttaaaaaaaaaaaaaaatgtataaacccTATCATATGATAGCCTACATCACTTTAGCATTTTCTCTTATCACTTATTTAACTGCAATTCACAACTAAAACATTAACAATCAATCAGATTAAATATGAGTGTAAGatatttgtcataaaatgtagtAAATAACAATTTAGACTCAAGAACGACAAGTAATGTAAGTTACTTTGTTTCGTACAGTTTTAAGATGGCATTAAATGCTCAATAAGTACAGAGAAACACTTACACTCCGATGCAGCCACCAAGCAAAATGTCAAAATGATTGTAAGTGGGGCACGCATTTTCAGATAGTCCTTTGGTTAATTTAAAagtagaaaataaaaaatagcgTGATTGTGAAACGTTATTGTTTCACACTGCCCTCTGTCTGATTCAAGCTCGCTGCGAAAGCCTCATAATAACGCTAAGTGACGTTACACATACAAAGCCACGCCTCCCGGAAACCTAAACAGGTGAGTTAGAAAAAACTGAAGACGTTAATACTGAAtacaattatattattttattataatttttttattttttaaatatatgtatactTCTTAAATATCAACATTTAGAGGTGCTGCGATAAAAATAATACATAGTTTACgtatcattttttaaaagttcatTTCATTGAGTTTCCAAAACACTTTTTCAGATGATTGATTGACCTGACTGGATCTGATAAGGcttatttaaaaagtattttacgCCTAGGGATTCATTTTGGGACCTTTGATACCAAATTCGTCTGGCAGTTAAAAATAAATTGCACATGATGACTCATTCATTCCACTAACCATTAATCTGCTATGGTCAGTAAGTCATTAGCAAAACAATAAAAGAAGCCACAGTTATGAGACCATAATTACGATAACTTAAACTTCTTTGGTCAAATATCACATTGCACCAATATGGGAGCAAAAATAACTAGTGCAGTAATATGGACACAGTATAAACTGGTCAGCACTGGAGACAACATTATTGCTTTGTTATAAAGCCAATATTCTTTATGGATTGGATACTGAATATCGATAAAGTGtacacttaaaataaataaagacataaaAGATCTAGCTTTCAAATAAAGCCATACAACAGCTTGAGGCACAAATGGGCAGAAATCATAAAGACTTGTGGTTTATTCATCTTGGTCAACTTAATGTACTTTGACCCTCCTCTGGTGGATTACCACATAGAAAATATATCATAATCTGGGTTGAGTCTGATGTCACTATTAACAGAAATTatgtattatttgttttttaaagaatagATCTAGAATAGAATTTGTCCATTTAGTACACTAGTATCCAAAATAACTGGGTAAATATTTAATAGCTTTTTCAATCATTTGCATCTGCATTATTGTTTTACTTTAGCATTCGCTAAGTGGGTATGAAAGAGAGGTTTTTGATACAAAACAAAGTCTATGATCATGacttactgtaaatgtaaaGGGACTTGTTGCCAAGTTGCGGAAGTCACTGACTCAATTTACTCAACATAAAACCCAACCCATTTGTTTTACAGATGGTTAACAAGTGACATATTTATCGCCATTACGCTAATGGTCTGTTTTAATTTAGATACCTTAGCAAAAAATATTACGTttctaatatttacattagacAACATCAGAGATATGTACACAAAATCAAAATACTTTAACTTTATATAATTGATTTGGATAAATGATTTACGTTCAAATGAGGAAATCTGTTCTGTTTCTCAGCAACATGAAACCTCCCTCTGTTGGCTTATAAAAAAGCCTTTtgtacagtaatttatttgaaatgttgaaatgagTGTGTCACAATGGAAACTACACTACAATTTAGTCATAAAGTTTAGGTCAGAAACATAATTACGGTATAACACCAGCAGGAAGTGTTTGTCTTTGTATGAACAGGAATCACCAGCATGAGCTGCTGTCCATTGTTTATAAATGATACCAGATTAGATCAATCTATTACTAATCAATtaatcaacaaaaatatatatttgattttataaaaaatcttagcatagtatatacatatataaactTCTGAAAATAATAATTGGTGTAAAAACAATCTCTTCTggaaaatatgtatttttatagCTTCTGACGGACAGGAGGATCAGAAGGATCTCAAGgatactaaataaaaaataataataaaatgaaaataatttacaCTGGTCATCTTTTTCAAAATTATTGAATGTTTCTAATTGTTTATGAGTCTCTTGATTATCCTTAATGTGAAAAGatcaattttaacataatacaacactaaaaacatttgtttaaatgtagcttaaataaattgattgcaaccacttaccttaaaaaattgagtaaattgaatgaatcattttcttTCAGTGAATTATTGCTGTTTGTGTGtgcacatgcatgcatgcatgcatgcatgtgtatGGAGCTGGttaaataagtattgaacatgACCCCATTTTGAACCCATTATAAAGGTGCTACTGACATTTTCACCAGATGTTGGTGAGAACACATGCAATCCACACATTCAATGAAATCAAACAATGGATGTCTATAAATTATGTGTACTCATGTAAAACGACGCAGGGAAaaagtattgaacacacttactgaaatgtatttaatactTTGTACAAAAGCCTCTAATGGTAATGAAAGCTTCAAGACGCCTCCTGTATGAAGAAACTAGTTGCATGCATTGCTCAGGTGTGATTTTGAGGTCTTGAAAGTTCTGTGGGCCTCATCTATGAACTCTGATCTTTAGATCTTTCCATAGATTTTCAGTCAGATTCAAGTCAAGTGATTGGCTGGGGCATACTAGcagctttattttctttctctgaAACCAATTGAGAGTTTTTCTGGCTGTGTAGGGTAAGGTTTATCCATCATGAGATGTTTCTTGCATGACACCTTGGTATAatgaaacattattttaaaggcCATCTTTTGGGACCGAACCAGCTGTTATTATTTGCACAGACCAGGagcagtattgttttttttattactgtCTTGGCTATTCATGCCTTTTTTGCGCCTCTTTTTCTTTCGGGATACTATACTTTTGCCTGTGTCATTTTACATGATTACACAtcatttaaagttttatttctttgcaTGTGTGGATTGCATGGGTTATCATCAACATCGGATAAAAATGTCATGTCGATTGCACCTTTGTATGTTATAGTATTACATTTGTGTGTTACAGTATTAATAGCAGCTACCATTAAAACTTTGTCCAGGGTATTCATGTTTATACATGTGATATATTTATCATTCCTTGACAACTTTTTGAAAAAGAATGTGAAAGATTGTTCTCCTTGTTTCACAACTAAATGCTATCAGTGTGATGCTGTCTGAAAACTGGCTATATTTTGCCACCTGGTGGTAAACAATAGATAAAGGTTTAGTAAATACAGCTACACATGTAAAAGGTAAATTAGCTTTAATATTagtaaaaatcttaaatcattATATTGCCAACAGCTACAGAAGCAAATGTAAGATCAACTTGATCTTTATTGCACTTTTAACTGTTTAGATTTGTCATCTCCCTATTATTAGATCTCTTATGTGATATATGATATATCCCTATACGTGATACcagtggcggcttgtgactgcttatccgaggggcgctaattgaAAAaaagtgttcagagtgtcatgtgtgttgcttgcgtcaTGTGAACAACAAACTAttaattgttgtaatatttCATCAGTGTTTTatcaaaaaaattatgtagGGAGAGAAATTGATTAGTTTGTGAAGAGAGTgtgcctcaaaacatttttatcctgCTATATATCACTGACCCGCCAGTGGGAGGCCTACGTTTACTTCatgttttgcatgtgaattcttatctaatcatgacaaactatataacATTGGAAAGCTCTAAAGCCCGGAAAACACTGGACgatttttgccctcctataagatcattacattatcacactgtgcgacatgtATCGTTTAAACTCGGATACGagaggcatgtagactgtacgatgatgacacggaagcttcggcggcagcatcaaaccagcatgcgcttgtggtaaacaaataccggtgcgcaggtcgtagcagcaaacacactgcaCGGTGATCATgccgaatttctgacactgtcagaaaactattgtaggctatctttggacgcaagactgggaaaacggccgtctttgaacatCTCTCATTGAaagacataggaccaccgatgaagagccacgatcacagaaatcgcgacgattgtttcacgttggaaatctttcgtctgggacagccaataatagtgcagtgtatcccgggcttaagagtgtagttttcagagatcatcaccattttgggaaataaatgacatagtgagagtcagtttctaaaaggTCACGGCCCACATGTAGGCtccaatttgtttttacatatttgtaACACTAAACCCCTACTCTAAACCACAAAAATCTTGATAAACCATATATCAatggaaagctctcagaatgtacTTTTCATTTTCATGTGTCAAGGTCATCTGATGATAGAAATAATGTAGTGAGTTTTTTTGTTACATGCCCCCCCCATATGTATACACACTATATCCTAGTATAAATCTACAAAAATGTTGATAAACAGTCAAATATCACTGgaaagaatgtagttttcatatgtTAAAACGTTTTTGCcgtaataatgcagtgacagtgatttattcatttatgacaagagtatgcagcaaacagttgacacctagtggtcgttgttggtaaaaccacagaaagtgtgacacaaacctaatttttgtgattttaacttgaaatttggatcacaactactTGAGAAATGTGGCTTCATGTTTACATTACTACTTTTGTTAAACagacatttttatattattttatttataaaactaatattttatttatacaaataatattttattggattatttttaagataaatttaaactgtaataaaactatAACATTCATACAAAATAAGACCAAGATTTGGCTTCTATACCAaaaaaaatgccagagttatattcATTTGAAGATGCACATCAACTTTTAACCCCCCACTCTACACTCTTAACATTGGCTGCCATAAATCTCTCTGCCTGCTTTTAAACGCATTGGAAAGGAAGTTGAAACGAGTTTGTTTTATATAACAAAAGGTTTTTATTGGCTTACCTAATCATTTATAAAGTCATCTGACATGTACAGCCCTGTCACAGAAACGAGACTGAAGTCGGGGACGCATATGCTACAAACTTTTGGTGCAATGGTGATCAGGGAAAAGccataaacaaaaacaaaacaaacttcaTATCATGCATACTcgaaaacaaaaaagaaagcaAAAACATTTTAGTGTTTTTGTACATTACTGTAAACAAAGTATTTCTAGAAATCATATATCAAAACACATGGCAAGTAACAAAAACAAAGAGGAAAACAGACAAAATCATGAAATTCTAGGCATTTTCTACAATGAAACACTGCTTGGCATCACCGCTTAACAGACAAAAAAGTAGTACATTTGTTTTCCATCATATCAGCTTAAACTGTAAACAAAGGTGGTATTATATGATTATACAATAAGCTGATGCATACTACAATATTCCCACTACATGAAACACATGTCCCTGGTTTTCTCATTTTTACAATGATATGAGGTATATTAAGGTCAATCCTATTCTTCACACCActctctttttattttattttttaagtttttttttctttctataAAAGCATGGAACGAGTTTGGAGTGCAGCATTCAGTCTTTGTTCTCAACATCACAGCAATGGCATTTCTGTGACAGGACTCCATAAAAGGCAAGGAAAAAACAAGGCAGGACAACTGAAGGCTCTCATACAGGACAGCAATGGTTCACTGCATGGGCCACAATCCACAGGAAGTGGAAGACAAAGCTGCCCACCACTTTTTCCAAGGGCATCAAAATTGCATTGGGAAGACGACAACCTCGTTTCAAAGTCAAGTCTCTCTGTGATCGGCTTCATTCCTAATTCATTGCTCAATCAAAACCAAACAAGATTTAAAATTAACACACCACAGGTTTAGGTCCTTTCGTACATTTCACAAGTCGACGCGTTGCGCTCTGCTCCTTGCAACAATTTAAAAGGGAAGCTTGGAATTTTGTCAGGCATTAAATTTAAAACTATGTGGTGAGAGGTTTGCTACTCAAACCATGTCGAATAATTACCTGAACACTTTGAAAGCATTAGACCTCAAAGCTTGTCTGCTCTGCAAGGGTACTGTTGTTAACCTAAGGGCCACaaccataaaaaaaaataaaaaaggtacTTCATAACAGTATATCCCCAATACCACCAATGAATATTCAAAAATTCGAATGCCCTTCGTCAATCAGCAAATCTGCCGCTCCTTCCCTCACTTTTAAAAATCACAGCTTTCTtcatcaaaaataataattttttgtgtCCTGAATCTGAATTCTTGCTTTTAATGGTGTATAAAAGTGCTTATTTCATTCCTTGagacataaaaatgatttcaactgacaaaaaaagtaaagtttaaAGAAGGGGATAAGAATTACTGCTCACCCTGAGACAAAAGTTATGTAGTTCCATGTAGCTACAAATAAATATCTACAGATTCTTAAATGTTCCTATCTGCCTACTTGACTACCAGTATTTTTTCTTTACATGGCCCTTAGTGATTAAAGTATGCAAGTGTTTTCACATTAACATTAGAAGTACCGTAAGCAATGTAAAGTAGTGAAAAGAGTCACCAGTGTCAAAAGTTGAATTCCAAATTGACTTGTCTTTCTCTTTAAGGAACTTCAAAAACAAAGCTTTACTGTCATTTCAAAGTACACCTGTAAAAAACGGCGTTCCAACACCTCATTAAAAAAAGGTTACTGCTTTTCCTGAGTAATACTTTAGATTTTTGTAACagacaatacatttttttgccATTGAATACTGGGCCACTCCCTGACATCTTTCATTATTAATTTAATCTTACACCTTAATTGGACTACGCTAGCTAAGACATATaggtatctgaaaaaaacaaacaagtcCATTAGCTAACCTCTAATTTTGTTGAAAATGTCATTAAATCTAATCTTACATCCACTATACTAATAAAACAAATGactaaaatacattaaaaagaaCATGAAAATTGCATTTGAGGTCGTGTAGGCCTTCCCTGGTAAAGTCCTCTATTGACATTTAATGGCAGTGTAATATAAAAGTTTACTCGGTGAAGAGGAGGAAGCATTAGAGAAAGTCCTCATCCCCCAAAACAGGGTTAGGTGAGCTACCTAAACCCTTACCTGTAACTTTGGCTTGTGGGGGTTTTGGATCCTGAGCTAGCTGGCTCATTGACGTCTGCTAACAGACTAGTATACCCTGAGAATTCAGACACGGTAGTCCGCTGTATTCTGTGGTCAACTTCCCCAACCCCTACCCGCGGGTCGCCGACGTAGCCAAGCGGGGTCTGGCGACCAGACTTGAACTGGGACCCAAAGGCTTGGGCAAAGTTCTCAATCTGGTAGGTGGAACGCATGTCCACTTCTTTAGAGGGCTCGAGTGAAGTGAGGTCAGGAGGTTGGCCCAGAGAGTAGACGGAGCCATTAGATGAACTGCCATTAGTGCAGTTTCCGTTGTTGTTGGCCGAAGAGGTGCCATTCTTGGTCTGCTGGTCTTTCTGGCTGCTGCTGTTGGTCAGCTCCTGAGTCGTGAGAGGATATTGCGGTGAGTGCTGCTTCTCTAGCTGGTCAGTAAGCTCCTGAGATGGGGTAAGCTGCTGGTGTGTTGCTGGTTCCAGGCTGCTAAGATGAAAGCCTTGTTGGGAGGACGGCGAGGCATGGGAAGGCGACGGAGAACCTACCAGCATTGCAAAATGGGACTTAGTTAGGGAAGACGAGGAAGGCGCTAGAGGGGAGGAAACAGGCTGTCCAAATCCACACTCCATCGAGGAGGCACTGTAGATGTTCTTGTCTGTGAAGAGAGTGCTAGAAGGGCTGCCACTTGACGACAGGAGGCTTGGGAAGGGTCCGGATGGACCCAACACGAAGCTGCTGCTGTGGCTGGTTCTCTCCAAGGTCTGTAGCAAGAACTTTGAATATTCGTTCATCACCCCACTCTTGTCACCAGAGGACCCGTCATCTTGAACGAGCTCAGGGGTGGATGAGGCCGGCTGCAATTCCACATGGTGTGGATCTTGCAGATCAAATGTCACATCAGATTTGTGGGTATAGTGGTCAAGCAAGCTCTGCAGCACCTCATCTGGGATCCCTGACTTGTCATGTTTGTCGACACTTATTAAAGGTGAAGTGTCAAGCAAGGCCAATGTGGGTTCTCCTATCCCTCCCTGGATGACCGTCGGCTGGGGAAGGTGGACGGAGCTGAAGTCAGGACCACCGCTGCTGTTAGCAGCGTGCAGGTACCGTCTCTTTTTCAAAAATTGCATGGCATCGTCATAGTTGCTGCTGGTACCTCCCTGTTTGTGTCCACCGGAGGTTTGGAGAAGGCCAAGACCGTCCATGCTTCCAGGGCCAGACATGTCCAGAGTACCTGGCTTCTGTTCATGAAGACTAGAGGCCTGGTGGGCCTCATCCATAGACACTTGATCCTTATCCATTCCCTTGCGACCGCCTTTCTTGAAGACAAGCTTTGGCGTGCGTCCATGCTGGTTGTCCATGTTCGTCTCAGCCAGACCTCCTGAAGAAGATGCCCCTGATCCACTGGGGAGGTCCGCATCATAGTGTCCCCGTGTCATATGCGCCCCTCCTCCCCCCGAAGCTTTCTTCCGTCGTCGCTCCCCTCCCTCGTTGCCAATTTTGGACTTGCCCCTCTTGCGTGGTGGAGC
The Paramisgurnus dabryanus chromosome 1, PD_genome_1.1, whole genome shotgun sequence genome window above contains:
- the znf281b gene encoding zinc finger protein 281b isoform X1 encodes the protein MSIIQDKLGNEFLRNGGMDPNFPPSMIMFSHLPPVTSFTRLTSQASMGDLPQEMILKKERDSPDHGGGFLHSMGIKQEKLSEFDYRLPMYAGTGMTGGKSTDMLDMSLGNHQNMLLHDLSLSNQFSGRLGKDPKESGNRRGKKANGEGPEGKSRRKQGDSAKSLMLDGDAGPLSPNSKPHICEHCNAAFRSSYHLRRHVLIHTGERPFRCSQCNMSFIQKYLLQRHEKIHSGEKPFSCDQCNMRFIQKYHMERHKRTHSGEKPYKCDTCLQYFSRTDRLLKHKRTCGEAIKKGLDPGMLDLGDEDMGQGSYLLTQGNTSAPPRKRGKSKIGNEGGERRRKKASGGGGAHMTRGHYDADLPSGSGASSSGGLAETNMDNQHGRTPKLVFKKGGRKGMDKDQVSMDEAHQASSLHEQKPGTLDMSGPGSMDGLGLLQTSGGHKQGGTSSNYDDAMQFLKKRRYLHAANSSGGPDFSSVHLPQPTVIQGGIGEPTLALLDTSPLISVDKHDKSGIPDEVLQSLLDHYTHKSDVTFDLQDPHHVELQPASSTPELVQDDGSSGDKSGVMNEYSKFLLQTLERTSHSSSFVLGPSGPFPSLLSSSGSPSSTLFTDKNIYSASSMECGFGQPVSSPLAPSSSSLTKSHFAMLVGSPSPSHASPSSQQGFHLSSLEPATHQQLTPSQELTDQLEKQHSPQYPLTTQELTNSSSQKDQQTKNGTSSANNNGNCTNGSSSNGSVYSLGQPPDLTSLEPSKEVDMRSTYQIENFAQAFGSQFKSGRQTPLGYVGDPRVGVGEVDHRIQRTTVSEFSGYTSLLADVNEPASSGSKTPTSQSYR
- the znf281b gene encoding zinc finger protein 281b isoform X2; protein product: MSIIQDKLGNEFLRNGGMDPNFPPSMIMFSHLPPVTSFTRLTSQASMGDLPQEMILKKERDSPDHGGGFLHSMGIKQEKLSEFDYRLPMYAGTGMTGGKSTDMLDMSLGNHQNMLLHDLSLSNFSGRLGKDPKESGNRRGKKANGEGPEGKSRRKQGDSAKSLMLDGDAGPLSPNSKPHICEHCNAAFRSSYHLRRHVLIHTGERPFRCSQCNMSFIQKYLLQRHEKIHSGEKPFSCDQCNMRFIQKYHMERHKRTHSGEKPYKCDTCLQYFSRTDRLLKHKRTCGEAIKKGLDPGMLDLGDEDMGQGSYLLTQGNTSAPPRKRGKSKIGNEGGERRRKKASGGGGAHMTRGHYDADLPSGSGASSSGGLAETNMDNQHGRTPKLVFKKGGRKGMDKDQVSMDEAHQASSLHEQKPGTLDMSGPGSMDGLGLLQTSGGHKQGGTSSNYDDAMQFLKKRRYLHAANSSGGPDFSSVHLPQPTVIQGGIGEPTLALLDTSPLISVDKHDKSGIPDEVLQSLLDHYTHKSDVTFDLQDPHHVELQPASSTPELVQDDGSSGDKSGVMNEYSKFLLQTLERTSHSSSFVLGPSGPFPSLLSSSGSPSSTLFTDKNIYSASSMECGFGQPVSSPLAPSSSSLTKSHFAMLVGSPSPSHASPSSQQGFHLSSLEPATHQQLTPSQELTDQLEKQHSPQYPLTTQELTNSSSQKDQQTKNGTSSANNNGNCTNGSSSNGSVYSLGQPPDLTSLEPSKEVDMRSTYQIENFAQAFGSQFKSGRQTPLGYVGDPRVGVGEVDHRIQRTTVSEFSGYTSLLADVNEPASSGSKTPTSQSYR